A single window of Modestobacter italicus DNA harbors:
- a CDS encoding NDMA-dependent alcohol dehydrogenase encodes MSITTRAAIARGPHIGWELTDLQLDEPKQHEVRVKFKASGLCHSDDHITQGDAPVRFPMVGGHEGSGIVESVGPDVRRVKVGDRVVCSYIPACGACRPCSTGHQNMCVKGLNAGSGMFLDGTFRFHLGDEDLGGFCSLGTFSQYAVVSEWAVVPIADDIPWEVASLVGCGVPTGWGSAVHVAGVRPGDTVVVFGAGGVGSNAVQGARYAGAKNVVVVDPVEFKREMSAVFGATHAFASAKEAHDFVVETTWGQLADHVILTPGVVTEDMVQAAVLMTGKGGKVTITGVGKIDEKAVHVHAGLLIGYQRQIRGSLFGDCNPLYDIPKLLGLYRAGDLKLDELVTRTYALDEVNEAYADLEAGKNIRGVIVHED; translated from the coding sequence ATGAGCATCACCACCCGCGCAGCCATCGCCCGAGGGCCGCACATCGGCTGGGAGCTGACCGACCTGCAGCTCGACGAGCCGAAGCAGCACGAGGTCCGGGTCAAGTTCAAGGCCTCCGGGCTGTGCCACTCCGACGACCACATCACCCAGGGTGACGCGCCGGTGCGCTTCCCGATGGTCGGCGGCCACGAGGGCTCCGGGATCGTCGAGTCCGTGGGCCCCGACGTCCGCCGGGTGAAGGTCGGCGACCGGGTCGTCTGCTCCTACATCCCGGCCTGCGGCGCCTGCCGCCCGTGCTCGACCGGCCACCAGAACATGTGCGTCAAGGGGCTCAACGCCGGCAGCGGCATGTTCCTCGACGGCACCTTCCGCTTCCACCTCGGCGACGAGGACCTCGGCGGCTTCTGCTCGCTGGGCACCTTCTCCCAGTACGCCGTCGTGTCCGAGTGGGCCGTCGTCCCGATCGCCGACGACATCCCCTGGGAGGTGGCCAGCCTGGTGGGCTGCGGCGTCCCGACCGGCTGGGGCTCCGCCGTGCACGTCGCCGGGGTGCGGCCCGGGGACACCGTGGTCGTCTTCGGCGCGGGCGGCGTCGGCAGCAACGCCGTCCAGGGCGCCCGGTACGCCGGGGCCAAGAACGTCGTCGTGGTCGACCCGGTGGAGTTCAAGCGGGAGATGTCCGCGGTCTTCGGCGCGACCCACGCGTTCGCCTCTGCCAAGGAGGCCCACGACTTCGTCGTGGAGACCACCTGGGGCCAGCTCGCCGACCACGTGATCCTGACCCCGGGCGTGGTCACCGAGGACATGGTCCAGGCGGCGGTTCTGATGACCGGCAAGGGCGGCAAGGTGACCATCACCGGCGTCGGCAAGATCGACGAGAAGGCCGTGCACGTCCACGCCGGGCTGCTGATCGGCTACCAGCGGCAGATCCGCGGGTCGCTGTTCGGGGACTGCAACCCGCTGTACGACATCCCGAAGCTGCTGGGCCTCTACCGGGCCGGCGACCTCAAGCTGGACGAGCTGGTGACCCGTACCTACGCCCTCGACGAGGTGAACGAGGCCTACGCCGACCTCGAGGCCGGGAAGAACATCCGCGGCGTCATCGTCCACGAGGACTGA
- a CDS encoding zinc-dependent alcohol dehydrogenase, with protein sequence MVPCRACQRCLTGRYQSCPNRSIAHGVTGVDVEPSLYGGFAEHLYLTPNAVLHKIDASIPAEIAVMFNPLGAGVRWAAHLGGIGLGDTVLVLGAGQRGIASVIAARAAGAGTIITTGLAADEHKLALAREFGADHTLVVDGDDAVDTVERVREITDGEMADVVLELTPMAAAPVTDALLAARHGGTVVLAGLKGNREIPLRTDLVINRALTVRGAFGVDATAYAEAIALIESGRHPLEKLHTHTFGLADTALAIETLAGEVPGESAVHASVHPTS encoded by the coding sequence ATCGTCCCCTGCCGGGCGTGCCAGCGGTGCCTGACCGGCCGCTACCAGTCCTGCCCCAACCGGTCGATCGCGCACGGTGTCACCGGCGTGGACGTCGAGCCCAGCCTCTACGGCGGGTTCGCCGAGCACCTCTACCTCACCCCCAACGCCGTCCTGCACAAGATCGACGCGAGCATCCCGGCGGAGATCGCCGTCATGTTCAACCCGCTCGGTGCAGGCGTGCGCTGGGCGGCGCACCTCGGGGGCATCGGGCTGGGCGACACCGTGCTCGTGCTCGGGGCGGGGCAGCGGGGCATCGCGTCCGTGATCGCCGCCCGGGCCGCAGGCGCCGGGACCATCATCACGACCGGCCTGGCCGCGGACGAGCACAAGCTGGCGCTCGCCCGGGAGTTCGGCGCCGACCACACCCTCGTGGTCGACGGGGACGACGCCGTGGACACCGTGGAGCGGGTCCGCGAGATCACCGACGGCGAGATGGCCGACGTCGTCCTGGAGCTCACGCCGATGGCCGCCGCCCCGGTCACCGACGCGCTGCTGGCCGCCCGGCACGGCGGCACGGTGGTGCTGGCCGGGCTCAAGGGCAACCGCGAGATCCCGCTGCGCACCGACCTGGTCATCAACCGCGCGCTCACCGTCCGCGGTGCCTTCGGGGTCGACGCGACCGCCTACGCCGAGGCCATCGCGCTGATCGAGTCCGGCCGCCATCCGCTGGAGAAGCTGCACACGCACACGTTCGGCCTGGCGGACACCGCCCTGGCCATCGAGACCCTCGCCGGCGAGGTGCCGGGGGAGTCCGCCGTGCACGCCTCCGTGCACCCCACGTCCTGA